A window of Phyllobacterium sp. T1293 contains these coding sequences:
- a CDS encoding MFS transporter: protein MNRIVPLVLAVALFMEQMDSTVISTSLPAIAADIGTSPIALKLALTAYLVSLAVFIPVSGWMADRFGAKNVFRAAIIVFVLGSIACAVSNSLLAFVISRFVQGVGGAMMTPVGRLVLVRSTPRSELVGAMAWLTVPALVGPLLGPPIGGFLTTYFTWHWIFLINVPIGLLGIWFATRYLPDVETLIQRKLDVPGFFLSGIAASGVVFGLSVVSLPALPVWVGITTLIIGLISTVLYLIHAKRTPEPLLALDLFKNQVFRASIFGGSLFRIGVGATPFLLPLMFQIGFGMTPFQSGLITFVSAAGAIGMKLVTKWFFRKTGFRNALMWGSLVAASFIAINGFFTPQTPTALIIVLLLVSGFFRSLFFTGANALAYAEVPNEQTSLATPIASVAQQISIALGVAVAGGILEVSTSLHGGPLGLADFHTAFFLVAAISSLAFFSFMPMKPDAGAEVSGHYPPAKPAPAE from the coding sequence GTGAATCGCATTGTTCCGCTCGTGCTTGCTGTCGCCCTGTTCATGGAGCAGATGGACTCGACTGTCATATCGACGTCCCTGCCCGCCATTGCCGCAGATATCGGCACAAGTCCGATTGCCCTGAAACTGGCGCTGACAGCCTATCTCGTTTCGCTTGCGGTGTTCATTCCGGTCAGCGGCTGGATGGCCGACCGCTTTGGCGCGAAGAATGTGTTCCGCGCGGCTATCATCGTTTTCGTGCTGGGGTCGATTGCCTGCGCTGTCTCCAATTCGCTGCTGGCCTTCGTTATCTCACGTTTCGTGCAGGGCGTCGGCGGTGCGATGATGACGCCGGTTGGGCGTCTGGTGCTTGTAAGATCGACCCCGCGCAGTGAGCTTGTCGGTGCCATGGCGTGGCTGACAGTGCCTGCTCTCGTCGGCCCGTTGCTTGGACCGCCCATTGGCGGGTTCCTGACCACCTATTTCACCTGGCACTGGATTTTCCTGATCAATGTTCCCATCGGCTTGCTCGGCATCTGGTTCGCCACGCGCTATCTGCCTGACGTGGAGACACTGATCCAGCGCAAGCTTGATGTGCCCGGTTTCTTCCTCAGCGGCATTGCCGCCTCCGGCGTCGTCTTCGGTCTTTCCGTTGTCAGTCTTCCCGCCCTGCCCGTCTGGGTTGGAATAACAACGCTCATTATCGGGCTGATCTCGACGGTGCTTTATCTCATTCATGCCAAGCGTACGCCGGAGCCGCTGCTGGCGCTTGATCTGTTCAAAAATCAGGTGTTCCGCGCATCGATATTCGGTGGAAGCCTGTTTCGCATCGGCGTGGGTGCCACACCATTCCTGCTGCCGCTGATGTTCCAGATCGGTTTTGGCATGACGCCGTTTCAATCAGGTCTGATCACCTTTGTGTCAGCTGCTGGTGCCATCGGCATGAAGCTCGTGACAAAATGGTTCTTCCGCAAGACCGGCTTCCGCAATGCGCTGATGTGGGGATCGCTCGTTGCCGCGAGTTTCATTGCCATCAATGGTTTTTTCACACCACAGACACCGACAGCGCTGATCATCGTCCTGCTTCTGGTCAGCGGCTTCTTCCGCTCACTGTTCTTCACGGGTGCCAATGCGCTTGCTTATGCTGAGGTGCCGAATGAGCAGACCAGTCTGGCAACACCGATTGCATCAGTCGCCCAGCAGATTTCCATTGCGTTAGGCGTGGCGGTGGCTGGCGGCATTCTCGAGGTTTCGACCAGCCTGCACGGCGGGCCGTTGGGACTGGCGGATTTCCACACGGCATTCTTCCTTGTGGCAGCCATATCCTCGCTGGCATTCTTCTCGTTCATGCCGATGAAGCCGGATGCGGGCGCTGAAGTGTCAGGCCATTACCCGCCCGCCAAGCCCGCACCGGCCGAATAG
- a CDS encoding NADPH-dependent F420 reductase, producing MSIGIIGSGLIGSAFARALARAGIEATLSNSRGPDSLKELVGEIGPSIKAGTVQQAASADIVLIAVNWTKLPQALAGLPAWNGRIVINANNATEAPEFKPFDLKGRLSSEVVGDLVPGAKLVKALNHLPAALLAADPKAEGGHRVLFYSGDDVDAKAKVAALFEKLGFFALDLGSLAAGEKMAGFPGGPLVIHNLVKFG from the coding sequence ATGAGCATTGGTATTATTGGCTCGGGACTGATCGGTTCGGCTTTTGCACGGGCATTGGCGCGCGCCGGGATCGAAGCCACTCTCTCCAACAGCCGCGGACCGGATTCACTCAAAGAACTGGTCGGTGAAATCGGGCCGTCCATCAAAGCGGGTACAGTGCAACAGGCTGCAAGTGCGGATATTGTTCTGATCGCCGTCAACTGGACCAAACTGCCGCAAGCACTGGCCGGTCTGCCCGCATGGAATGGCCGCATCGTTATCAATGCCAATAATGCCACCGAGGCACCCGAATTCAAGCCGTTTGATCTGAAAGGACGTCTGTCGAGCGAAGTGGTTGGCGATCTCGTGCCCGGAGCAAAACTGGTCAAGGCGCTCAACCATCTGCCCGCTGCCCTGCTTGCCGCTGACCCGAAAGCCGAAGGCGGCCACCGCGTGTTGTTCTATTCGGGCGATGACGTAGACGCCAAAGCCAAGGTGGCTGCCCTGTTTGAAAAGCTTGGATTCTTTGCACTTGATCTTGGCAGTCTGGCAGCGGGCGAGAAGATGGCGGGTTTCCCCGGCGGTCCGCTTGTTATCCATAACCTCGTTAAATTCGGTTGA
- a CDS encoding RlmE family RNA methyltransferase: MAKTTTGGRGGTGTRGLHTKIKKKAGTIKESSRRWLERHINDPYVQRSKQDGYRSRAAYKLIEIDDRYKILKKGQRIIDLGAAPGGWSQIAAGIVGSPEEAPTVVGIDYLHIDPLPGVTLLEMDFLDDAAPDKLIEALGGQPDIVLSDMAAPTTGHRRTDHIRTTHLCEVAADFAVSVLRPGGHFLTKTFQGGTENEVLTLLKQHFKSVHHVKPPASRAESVELYLLARDFKGRS, translated from the coding sequence ATGGCTAAGACAACAACAGGCGGGCGCGGCGGTACGGGTACGCGCGGCCTTCACACCAAGATCAAGAAGAAGGCGGGCACGATCAAGGAATCGTCACGCCGCTGGCTGGAACGGCATATCAACGATCCCTATGTGCAGCGCTCCAAGCAGGATGGCTATCGTTCGCGCGCCGCCTACAAGCTGATCGAAATCGATGACCGCTACAAGATTCTGAAAAAGGGTCAGCGCATCATCGATCTGGGTGCCGCCCCCGGTGGCTGGAGCCAGATTGCAGCGGGTATTGTCGGCTCTCCCGAAGAGGCGCCAACGGTTGTTGGTATCGACTATCTGCATATCGATCCCTTGCCGGGTGTGACGCTGCTTGAGATGGATTTTCTCGATGATGCCGCGCCGGACAAACTGATTGAAGCGCTCGGCGGTCAACCGGATATCGTTCTGTCAGATATGGCAGCGCCAACCACCGGCCACCGCCGCACGGACCATATCCGCACGACACATCTGTGCGAAGTGGCGGCGGATTTTGCGGTTTCCGTGCTGCGCCCCGGCGGGCATTTTCTGACGAAGACGTTTCAGGGCGGTACGGAAAATGAAGTGCTGACGCTGCTCAAGCAGCACTTCAAATCCGTGCATCACGTCAAGCCGCCCGCATCGCGCGCCGAGTCGGTCGAGCTTTATCTGCTCGCCCGCGATTTCAAGGGGCGTTCCTGA
- a CDS encoding Ppx/GppA phosphatase family protein translates to MKDPESDARKASNEGASGGGSVSNGTTNPAKNGPGPQGDSARQTQESQPDSQEGRFDKSPKKRARRRRRGKSKHGAVSAQNPVVATAPAQSETEAVAQAKTGKKRRPNRHRRRGRSGTKQPEAVATASTAETSQPKPAEQDHVRREPKYAGAPLYAALDLGTNNCRLLVATPTRPGQFRVIDAFSRIVRLGEGLGATGRLSPNAMSRAIEALKICRDKLENHDVRKARLIATEACRQAENGAEFLGQVKHETGLDLEIINRQTEARLAVSGCGTLVERETDAVVLFDIGGGSSEIALIDVSERRSPRLAEHIIAWTSLPVGVVTLAERFGGRDVTTDNFAVMVNHVAELLNDFSERHKLGDLVNSQNFHLLGTSGTVTTLAGIHLGLDRYDRRRIDGIWMQNDDVTEMTSRLLSWSFDERVANPCIGADRADLVLAGCAILDAIRNVWPSQKLRVADRGLREGILTELMSRDGAWRNRWFRANVA, encoded by the coding sequence TTGAAAGACCCCGAATCGGACGCCCGTAAAGCGTCGAATGAAGGGGCGTCTGGCGGTGGTTCGGTGTCAAATGGCACTACAAATCCCGCCAAGAACGGACCCGGGCCACAAGGGGATTCTGCGCGACAGACGCAGGAGAGCCAGCCTGATTCCCAAGAAGGACGCTTCGACAAGAGCCCCAAGAAACGTGCGCGCCGCCGTCGGCGTGGCAAGTCGAAACACGGTGCTGTTTCGGCGCAAAATCCTGTTGTGGCAACGGCTCCGGCTCAATCGGAGACAGAAGCCGTTGCACAGGCCAAGACAGGCAAGAAACGCCGTCCGAACCGGCACAGGCGTCGTGGCCGTTCCGGAACCAAACAACCGGAAGCTGTAGCAACCGCATCGACAGCGGAAACGAGCCAGCCCAAGCCAGCCGAACAGGATCATGTCAGGCGCGAGCCGAAATATGCGGGCGCTCCGCTCTATGCGGCGCTCGATCTTGGCACCAATAATTGCCGCTTGTTGGTGGCAACACCAACGCGGCCCGGCCAGTTCCGCGTCATTGATGCATTTTCGCGCATTGTTCGTCTGGGCGAAGGTCTTGGTGCAACCGGACGTTTGAGTCCCAATGCCATGAGCCGGGCCATTGAAGCGCTGAAAATCTGCCGCGACAAGCTGGAAAACCACGATGTGCGCAAGGCGCGCCTCATCGCCACGGAAGCCTGTCGTCAGGCGGAAAATGGCGCGGAGTTTCTCGGGCAGGTCAAGCACGAGACCGGGCTTGATCTCGAGATCATCAACCGGCAGACCGAGGCACGTCTTGCAGTATCGGGCTGCGGTACGCTGGTTGAACGGGAAACCGATGCGGTTGTCCTGTTCGATATCGGTGGCGGCTCCTCGGAAATTGCCCTGATTGATGTGTCCGAGCGCCGTTCGCCGCGTCTGGCCGAACATATCATTGCCTGGACATCGCTGCCCGTGGGTGTTGTCACGCTGGCCGAGCGTTTTGGCGGACGCGATGTGACGACGGATAATTTCGCTGTCATGGTCAATCATGTGGCGGAACTGCTCAATGATTTCTCCGAGCGTCATAAACTTGGTGATCTCGTGAACAGCCAGAATTTCCACCTGCTTGGCACGTCAGGCACAGTGACCACGCTTGCCGGTATCCATCTGGGGCTCGACCGCTATGACCGGCGCCGCATCGATGGTATCTGGATGCAGAATGATGACGTAACCGAGATGACCAGCAGGCTTTTGTCGTGGAGCTTTGACGAGCGGGTTGCCAATCCGTGCATCGGGGCTGATCGTGCCGATCTGGTTCTTGCCGGTTGCGCCATTCTTGATGCAATTCGCAATGTCTGGCCCAGCCAGAAACTGCGCGTGGCCGATCGCGGCCTGCGCGAAGGTATTTTGACTGAACTCATGTCGCGCGATGGCGCGTGGCGCAATCGATGGTTTCGCGCCAATGTCGCGTAA